tgatcagaagctgtgggctatcaataaatctcaagatcaagtgaatcatctggtcatagggtacccaaggaaagagaatcccccagcaacatccaccgactcatccgctcgaggtggggtgctgtgttctacaatcccaggactatggtgcgcatatagagagtgttcaggccatagcagcgacctccgcatacactatgccaactcaactatagccccatacgtccaacaaatcaataaatcaaggcgacctccgccatatcaaatctgaatcaacaagtggctcaatatgcaatgtaatgatgcaaatcaatatcatcatttcgatattataataaactcatctcaaggccacaatcatcatcaaatcacaagtaattcatcgagccatagaattttcaatttaaaataaaaatgatacttttacctcgtatgttaccgaccgtaacatacctttcaaatattaccaaaagaagatcgaaatgtgtaggtgagaagtcttgaaccttcgaagtctactataactcaagaactcggatcatttatcaaaacagagcaatttctgtacaaaattcataattaattcaataatgcttcgaatcaagatccgcaattttgatattcaagaaaactcaaatctcAACAATTGtataaagaaggaatccatatcatttcttaaccgtaatatgacataaaaacattcattgaatcattttgtcaaacacgtgacgtgcgtgctaaagagttagctcctctacaattccatttcttttccaaaatatcaatacatacaataccatcaatcattatattaacaactttacatcaacattcaaaccaaacaacccattgttttccctttaatcactaacccaaggaaataagctttcttaccttgcttctaaacttttgaggagaagaacttctaatctccaagaaaagattaaggcttcaataaaagattaatgtcttggaagaaattggattaAAGCTCAAGATCTTGATTActtgaaattatatattatataaatattttataaattcatcatTAGAGGGACCAGTGACCATACGTTACTAAAAAAACGTTATTTAAACAACAAAAACTATTTCTTTCGAAATCGACGAAATCTCTTATGCGGCACAACTGAAAAGAGAGAATGGTGCAGTGCGGGTGCCTACGATTCTCACGCTGCGACGGTTTCGCTCTCGTTTCTCTCCTCTCCGACCATTGTGATTGTTGATATGCCGTCGGATTTCTTCACCGGCGCCTCCGTCCTCCGCCGAGCGGCAATTACGATCCTCCTCCTGCTGATGATGACGCTCTCTTGCTTCTTCCTCTACAGAGCAGCCGACTCCGTGGGCTTCCGAGTCTCCTACTACAATTACAGCCCCATTGTCACTCATGTGGTACCCTTTTTCGAAGATGCTTCTCCTAACTCGGTCAGTTCCCTTTCCGTCCCCTGATTCTTCCTTAAGCACGAGCATTTTACCAGACAGGAGGCTGAATATAAGTTTCAGTGATTAAATGTGGAGTAAATGCTACTATCAGTACCAATAGATGAGCCTTCGATGtataaagtttattttttttaaaaaaaaacgattcATAAAGATTGTTGTATTGATTGAAGggatattatttctttttgcgTCAATCAAGCAATGGATTTCTCTACTGTATGGTGTCCCCTGCACCTCTTCAATctgtaaatttgaatttatcggtaatcattatactaaaaactTGTAGTAGTTTCTACATGCTAATTCAGTTATTTTAGAATAGTTTatacttttttcattttttgtttgaaaagaTCTATGAATTTAGTTTACTAACTCGCCGCGTGCTTGAGTCTGATACAAAGTAGCCTGAGCAATCAAGGACAAACTGAAATTTGTTTTGGGACGTGAACAAACATGATAGTATTTTTTATTCTTGCCAAAGTAGTAACACTTTGATTGGTTCTGAAAGTTTCACCATAATCCGTTGCTCATCCTTCCATCTCTAAAGAAGACTTCCGTGTTTGGCACGAGCATATATGAAAAAGCTAGGAACGAAGTAATTAACCTGATGTAATAGCAATAACAGCTTATATAGAATCTTTTCCAATCTCAATTTACAACGTCCTCATACCTTATATTTATATCCGCAAATCTTGTAGCTCCATGGTGTTGATTTCTATCTAAACTTAATCAGGCTATGATTTGCTTTATATACTCTGATAAATCTCGGGGTCACGCTATCTCATGATGCTTATACATCTGAAGGTATTTAATCAAATTGTAGCCACTCTGGTGTATCTTCTTCATACCAATCATACTTGGTTGGCGTCAATTCGAGATCCTTTATATCTATCACCTCCCCATTTTCTCACTTTCTGGGGTATGTTAGCACGTTAAGATTTCCTCACAGAGTTATCACTCATTTTTtcctatatatttattttattacttttGTAGGACAGTGAGGAGTATAGTCTTGAACGAATTTTAAAGGAAGCATCAATGAAAGACAATTCAGTAATCTTGACTACCCTGAACGATGCTTGGGGAGCTCCGAATTCGGTGATCGATCTATTTCTTGAGAGCTTCAGAATTGGACAGGATACTCGCCATCTTCTGAATCATTTGGTTATTATTACATTCGATCGAAAGGCTTTCTCTCGTTGTTTGGTTGTGCACTCCCATTGCTTTGCCCTCATTACGAAAGGGGTTGATTTTTCACGTGAGGCTTATTTTATGAGACCGAACTACTTGAAGATGATGTGGAGAAGAATTGATTTCCTTCGGTCTGTACTCGAAATGGGATACAACTTTGCGTTCACGGTATTTTCCTCCTTCCCTGTGTAAAATAAATTCAccgattgtgtgtgtgtgtgtgtttgtatgCCTGTGTGTTATGTGCATGACTGTTTGTTGTTCCAGTTTTTCACTCTAACCCGAAAAAGAACAGGAATTCATTTTGACATCGTCTGAAATGTTTCCCAAGTCTATTAGTTATGTAAATGATGTGACATCTTTCcccattttttttatcttatttgTGTGGGTAAAAAACTTTCATCTTTAGGGAGATCAAAAGATTGCCCGTAAAAAATATCTAATGTGATGATAAATTATCAAAAGTGATGTTTTGGAGCTGAATAGTTTTCTTTTGccatatttttctttgtttccCGGATACTTTATTGGTATCCTCTGttattcttatcatttaatGTTCTGCATGTAAATTGTTCTTTCATAAATGAGGTCAGCAGCAGCAAGCCATTCAATCTTTCCATACTTAAGAATATTCGGTCTATTCTGAATCCTATTTTTATCcctaatttcttttatttttttatggaaattttttgtttttccgTATTTATAGGATGCAGATATCATGTGGTTCAGAGATCCATTTCCTCACTTCCAATCGGATGCTGATTTTCAGATAGCATGTGATCATTTCTCTGGCAATTCTGATGATCTAGAAAATAAACCTAATGGAGGATTCAAGTTTGTGAGGTCAAATAACAGGTCGATAGAGTTTTACAAGTTCTGGTACGCCTCACGTGAAAAATATCCACAACTACACGACCAAGACGTTCTCAATAGAATTAAGTATGATACCTTCATCTTAGACATTGGGCTGAGAATCAAATTCTTGGACACTGCTTATTTTGGTGGCTTTTGTGAACCAAGTAGAGATCTAAACCAAGTTTGTACAATGCATGCCAACTGTTGTTTTGGGTTGGATAGCAAACTTCATGACCTTAGAATTTTGATCGAAGACTGGAAACATTATTTATCTTTACCACCAAGCTTGAAACAAACCATGTCCACATGGAGAGTTCCACAAAATTGCAGGTGACGTAGATCCTCATCACATTTTACCTTAATCTTTTGATCTCATTCATTTCTAACTCGCGTTTGTTCCAATTGTTTCTAGCCTTGATTCTCTTCAATTGGCAGCGGAACCATCCGTGGATGTGAGACAGATTTTGGATAGATGACATTTTGACTGAACTTCGCTTGTTCCCTTGTACATCTTCTCTTACTGGTCCATTCTGATCCACACACACGACTAACTTTGCCATGAAACAGAATTTGTATACTTGCATTCCTCCTATGTATTTAAAGTACTCCTGGTGTCTTTTTGAACTTGGAGACACTCTTCTTTTCATCTGATGTAAATAAGGTAAACAAACGTATAGTAGTAAATGAAGTATCCTAACCATTTTCAATGTACCTTCTTGTATTTCTGCCTGAAAATCACAGGATTCGTTCTCGAATTGATGGTGAAATATGTCCATTTTCAATGTTGGTGTTCCTCCTAAACCGGAACCAAAAGGTGgttaaactaaaaaaatttcaattattgaCATGCGGGAATGATCAATTTGCTTTCAGTTCATGCAAATAATCATGGTGTAGATGAGAGACCCATAACAAAAATAGAATATGCCTTATCACGCCTATCTCGGACAGATTGTCTGTATGTTTCGTATCCGATCATAAATGCAGAACTTTACTGGCATGCTTGAACGCTAACTATCTGTTACTCAAACATGATAAATCTATCTCATATAAACAGCAGTAGACTTTTGTTTAATCCAATCTATTCGAATTTTTCGGTTGACGAAATAAATGGTGAGTATATATGGGATGAAAATGAAGATTCCGATTGTGCAAGTCTTCGAAATGGCAGGTTTCCCCAGGCGAAGAAATGGGGTGTTGGGATAGATAAAATGAAAGTAGATACTAAGAAATTTCAAAGCATTTACTAGAAGCTCTTCTTTTGCACATTTTACTACGTAGAATAGATAGATTGACGGAACTTTCCCGACTAATATTGACTGCAAAATCGGATGATGAAAATGGGGGTTAAAATACGAAAGCAAGATACCAGAAGTTTACTTGTACTTGCTTAGAAATTTCTTTTGCATACTCTATCATGCTTGGAGTATTCTGACAGAATTGGATGAAAATTACTCATCTGATTAAGTACATACTTTCAATTGACGGTGGCCATGATTCGAAAATATTGATCATTCAAAGAGGAATGGAAAATATAAATCAACTCAACCTCCAACAAAGGTAGATGATATAGATCTTTGAAAATTCATgttaaaaatacattaaaaaaaaaaaaaaacagtatgTATGATTGTCTTAGTTTTTTAAATTAAGAGATAGATAAATAAATCTCCAATTTATAAGCTGTTTCtacatttatttttcaaaagaccATATGTATCTGGATCCATAGGCATCCGGAATTCCGATTTAATATAAAGTTTCGACTTCAAAATCGctgtaaaaattaaaatctttatcacaaatatatataaaaaaacaaaaaataattttcaagaaCTAACCGTGGATTGCCTATGATCTCTCGGTCTGATTGCAAGGAAAATGTCCCAAGATTCTCAAATTTAGAAGAGAtatattgtgtgtgtgttttttttttaaatgatgatgGAGTCCTTTCAATATACATTGTATTAGCATGCAAACACGCTGGCTAGGTAAATCGTAACTTACATATTTTTTGCGACATGTATAGATATcgtgtttttttaaaagatgaGATATTGTGTTTTAAGTTCAACTTATTTGGGTTCATATCTCTTTTTGTATGTGACGATGAAACCTTCAATCCATATTGTACATTGACTAAACTCCACAATTAATACATTAACATACAAATCACGTTAATTAAGTAAATCATACTACCGACAAACTTTGTAGACTGCCTATTTTATTAGCGGCTGATGGTTAGCAAATCACGACGAAACTTTTAACGGGTCGAGGTGGCAGGCTTTGACAAAACCCGACTCGTTTTTCACTACTGCTGCTGACAGCGTCTCTTACTTGTTCTCTCTTTCTCtctctaaaaaaataaaatataattcttTTGTTCTTCCCTTCCGTGTCACTAACTCGCATTTCTGAAGAAACTGAATTCAATCCTCATGTTTTCAATTTCAATCGCGATTATCAATTGAGGAATTTTGCTATCTGAATTTTTTCCCCTTTAGTCGCAGCAGTGAGCTCGATCGATCGATTTTATACTCATTCGCGCTGGTTATCTTTTGCATCGCCTGATATTTTTCCTGTTTGATGGATCTTGTTTCCTGATTTTAGGCGAGTGCGATGATTGGGGAATGAGAAATGGGGTTACAGTCTTCTGGATGTTCGCCGATGAATTGATTAAACCTTCTCACTGGTTGGAATCCAGTTTCTGAGCTTTTTCCAGTGTTAATCTGAAGTCAattctttgtatttttattgtaatagaTAGATAAACGCGCTAATAGAGTAGAAGGGAGGGAGGGAGGAGTGGGTGTTATGGATGAGGTCTGTGATGAGACAACTGTAGGGGAATCGCAGCCTCCGGAATTGGAAGGGGATGAAAGTTCGACTTCATCTTCATCCACATCCAGGATGATACCATGGCGTCCGTTGCCGCTGTCCTTCCGTCCTTATTATCCAGCTTTGGGTGTTAAGTTAAAGCCCCAACCTTTACGGGTCGTTGTTAGAAAACCTGTAAGTGTCCCTGCCTGtcatttttcttgaatttttgcaTGTTTTTGGGGTACCGTCTCGTGAGTGGACCTCCATGTAGGGAATCGCTGATTCTTAGTGTAACTATGTGTTTTATATTCGATCGATCCTATCTGCTCATGTTTAATTACTTCTTCATGATCACAAgtttattttatgttgatatCACCTGATGTAGAGACCAGAAACTATTACATATGCTGATATGCATGTATTGATACCATGGCGTGCATAAAGAAGTACTGATTCTATCTAAGCATGTGATCTTTTATCCTATCGCGACTTATTCATAAAACACCGAGGACAGGGAAATAGAAAAGGTTATTATCTTATGTGTCTGTTAAGTGCAGGTGGTTGAAAAAAAGCTCTTTTGTCTCTTTGCATGAACAATTGTAGAGATAATCCttgattaatataattttctttttacaaCGAAGTTCTATTTACGTAGATAAAATTATGTATTCTAGCATTTAGGCTCCATAGACGTTGCGAGTGTGTGATAATTGCTAATTTTGATTAATTGACTATGAAATtgggaaaaattaattttcaacaggATATAGATAGTTGTTTAAGATGGTCAAGGTAATTGCCTTGTGCAAATGACCGTAGGGATGCAGAAAGAAGAGTGGTTATAGATAATTGGGAATTCTTTAAAATCTGATAATAGCTATCTGATGACTAAATTATGTAAATTATTTTCATCTTCACAATAATGTTATTTGTTTCATATTATTTTGTGCGTGCGTCATAGATATATATATCTANAAGAATTGCTTACTCATTTACGCGTTAGATAGAACGGCAATTGTCCCAGCTTTCGTCAAATGGCTGAGAAATCCGTAATCTGTATATTGGGGCTTTTGAGTTGAACTCCTCTCTATCTAGATCCTTTTTTGGCCtaaacttttgaaaataataaatctttTCTACATTATTTTTTTAGCTAAGAGTCTtggatattatttttctttacttGTTTATATAACATCATTACACACAATCACTTCATTGCATGAATCTCATTGAGGTTCAAAACACATTATTTGAATCCTTCACTGCTGGTATCCCATTTTGTTTCGCTATGCATTATTTATTGGATTACTATTATATGTTACCATAAGATATTGTCCTAGTTGATTGAATGTGGCCAAAGGCTAAATCAATGCCACCTTATGATATTCTGTGGACGACGTATCACCGGTTCTTGTCAGAAACAGAGTGGGAGAGGATTTACTGGAGTTCATATTGGAATGAGTTGAGGACAGTGATCACTTTCAGGAAATGTCTTTGACAATGATTTTTCGGGGAAAAGAAATTTTTCCGAATTTTAAAGATGTTTTAAGTGAAAAAGTAACTAAATCGAAGGCCTGGAGATCAGGATCTTTTGGCAATATATTGGGGACGATGTGCCAATTGGACCAGCTGGTTAAGATTTGCTACCGGGATTGAGATTATACTCATTGTCAAGACATTTCTAATAAGAGACAGCTCAGACAATAGTGGTAGGAAAATAAGAGAACTCATTGGAACTTTGGATACTCAGCATGATATGGAATTGATGTACTGCATCTGGAAGCTAGATTGATCGGATGAAATTTGGATTAAATTAATTCTAAATTAACCCCAAAGATATTATTTCTTGTATGGTTTTGTCTCTGGTCTGTGTTGCTTATGTTCTTAATGTGACACAATACATGATGATTTTGGGAACTTAGAGTACTGTTATAAGCTAATCTATCTCTTTGGATCTATATTACTGTTACATTGTTGTCTCATCATTATCATGTGGTGCATTTCTTGTtaacttgatttaatttatctttGATTTTCCAAGGGAAGTATGATTTGTGTTGCATCTAATCTTTTGGCATTGCCCTCTCGGCCCCTTTTCTGAGAAATGAGTTAAACTATATTTGCGGAAGTATGGTTTTGATGAACAAAAAATTACTTCATGATGTGCTTCAAGTTGGTGTTGATTTATTAGCAGTGCAGTATATCCGTGAATTAGTTACAAAATATTGTCTGCTGTTCTTTGATGCTTTAAATGTGTAATGTTTTAGTTTTGGCTTCTATTTTACTTTGTTGTCCTCAGATGAATGGTCCTGTTAATGTGTTATGCATGATGTCATACAACAGGAAATTATGCAGAAGATTTAAGAATGGAAACTATCTCAAAGTCATAACAaattcaattagatatttgaagTTTGGTTTATTAGTTCCTTTTTGTTAAAGGGGGAAATTAGTCATATTGACTTAAGTGTTACTTTGGAAAGGTAGTATGTGTAGGTTGATATATTTTTCAGAATTTTTCAGAATTGTTAATTCAGATCTTAGGCTTTGTTTATTTGGTTCGTTAGCTTGTTGGACCTTCAGGGTTGATTTAATTGTTGTCTGGAATCTTGGCTTTGACTTGGAGACGTGTGAGTGACATTTGTTCCATTTTGCAGTTGGTTGTCAGGTTGACCAAAGATATTGTTGAAATATACCAAGCATGCAACTCTCAGTTTCGTTATGCAGAGGGATTGAATCCAAAGAGGTTCTTGACAT
The DNA window shown above is from Primulina huaijiensis isolate GDHJ02 chromosome 12, ASM1229523v2, whole genome shotgun sequence and carries:
- the LOC140990345 gene encoding uncharacterized protein At4g15970 isoform X1; amino-acid sequence: MPSDFFTGASVLRRAAITILLLLMMTLSCFFLYRAADSVGFRVSYYNYSPIVTHVVPFFEDASPNSDSEEYSLERILKEASMKDNSVILTTLNDAWGAPNSVIDLFLESFRIGQDTRHLLNHLVIITFDRKAFSRCLVVHSHCFALITKGVDFSREAYFMRPNYLKMMWRRIDFLRSVLEMGYNFAFTDADIMWFRDPFPHFQSDADFQIACDHFSGNSDDLENKPNGGFKFVRSNNRSIEFYKFWYASREKYPQLHDQDVLNRIKYDTFILDIGLRIKFLDTAYFGGFCEPSRDLNQVCTMHANCCFGLDSKLHDLRILIEDWKHYLSLPPSLKQTMSTWRVPQNCSLDSLQLAAEPSVDVRQILDR
- the LOC140990345 gene encoding uncharacterized protein At4g15970 isoform X2, whose protein sequence is MWYPFSKMLLLTREEYSLERILKEASMKDNSVILTTLNDAWGAPNSVIDLFLESFRIGQDTRHLLNHLVIITFDRKAFSRCLVVHSHCFALITKGVDFSREAYFMRPNYLKMMWRRIDFLRSVLEMGYNFAFTDADIMWFRDPFPHFQSDADFQIACDHFSGNSDDLENKPNGGFKFVRSNNRSIEFYKFWYASREKYPQLHDQDVLNRIKYDTFILDIGLRIKFLDTAYFGGFCEPSRDLNQVCTMHANCCFGLDSKLHDLRILIEDWKHYLSLPPSLKQTMSTWRVPQNCSLDSLQLAAEPSVDVRQILDR